The Trueperaceae bacterium genomic interval TCAGGGCGGGGCTGCTCGGCCGCAAGACGGGCAAGGGCTTCTACGACTACGGAGGCGGGTCATGAGCGACAGGCCGGAGGACCAGGAGGCGACGGGAGAGGAGCTCGTGGACGACCTGCCCGAGCTGAGGCACGTCCGCTACGAGCTCGACGGGCCCGTCGCCGTCGTGACGGTGGACCGCCAGGAGGCGTTGAACGCGCTGAACGAGGACGTGCTCGTCGAGCTCTCGCTGGCGTTCGCCGCGGCCGAGGCGAACGTCGAGGTCAAGGGGCTCGTCGTCACCGGCGCCGGGCGCGCGTTCGTCGCCGGCGCCGACATCAACGGCGTGAGCCAGCTCGAGGACGCGTTCGCGGCGCGGGAGTTCTCGCTGCTCGGCCAGGACGTCTGCAACACGCTGGCGGCGCTGCCCTTCCCCACCGTCGCGGCCATCAACGGCTTCGCCCTCGGCGGCGGGCTCGAGCTGGCCCTGGCGGCCGACCTGCGCGTGGCCGCCCCGCAGGCCAGGCTCGGCCTGCCCGAGGTCGGCCTGGGCATCATCCCCGGCTACGGCGGCACCCAGCGCCTGCCGCGGCTCATCGGCGTGGGACGCGCCCTCGACCTCATCCTCACGGGCCGCCACGTGACCGCCGAGGAGGCGCTGCAGCTCGGCCTCGTGAACCGCGTCGCCGACGACGCGCTGGCGGCCGCCGTCGAGCTGGCGAAGCTCGCCGCGCGCAACGGTCCGCTCGCGATAGGCCTCGCCAAGGAGGCCGTGTCCCGCGGCCTCGACGTGACGCTGTCGCAGGGCCTCGAGATCGAGGCCGACCTGTTCGGGATGGTGGCCACCAGCGAGGACATGCGCGAGGGCACGAGCGCTTTCCTCGAGAAGCGCAGCCCCGAGTTCAAGGGTCGCTGAGCGGCTTCATGCCGTTCCGCATCAAGGTCTCGCTCATCATCCTGGCGGTCCTCATCGCCGCCGTCATCGTGCTGCCGCTGGTCCTGCCCATAGCGCCGCCGCCCGGCGTGCGTCCGCTGGCGGAGGTCGCGGGTCCGGACGCCGCGTACGTGAACGTGGCGGGCGTCGACCTGCACGTGCGCCGCTGGGAGGGTGAGGGCGACGGACCGGCGTTCCTCCTGCTCCACGGCTTCCCCTACAGCACGCGCACGTTCGACGACCTCGCCCCGCTGCTCGCCGCGCGGGGGGACGTCGTCGCCGTCGACCTCCCCGGCCTCGGGCTGACCGAGCGGCCCGACCCCGACGAACTGGACCTCGGCCTCGACCCCTACGCTCCGTCCTCGCAGCCGCGGCTCGTGGCCGGCCTGATAGAGGCCCTGGGCCTCGACCGGCCCGTGCTCGTCGGTCACGGCTACGGCGCGCGCGTCGCGCTCGACACGGCGCTGGCGAGCCCCGAGCTCGTCGGGGGCCTCGTGACCGTCGGCGCCTCGCCCTACGTCGTACAGCGACGGTCGTTCGTCACGCGGCTCTTCATGGGCACGCCGCAGCTCCGGCGGCTGGGGCCGGTGTTCCTGCGCCAGCTCGCCGCCGAGCCGGGCCTGCGCATCCTCCGCGCCGGCTGGTACGACCCCACGCGCATCACGCAGGAGCGCATCGACGCCTTCCTCGAGCCGTTCACGGTGGAGGGCTGGGACGTCGCTCTGTGGCGCCTGTCGCAGGCGGAGCCGCCGGAGAGCCTCGAGGGACGCCTCGGCGCGGTCCGGGCGCCGGCGCTCGTCGTCGCCGGCGAGGAGGACGGCGTCGTGCCGGTGGAGCAGTCGGAGCGGCTGGCCGACGACCTCCCGGACGCGGAGCTCGTCGTCGTGCCGGGCTGCGGCCACGCCGTCCAGGAGGAGTGCCCTGCCGATCTCGCCTCCGCCATCGCGGATTGGCTCGCAGAGTAGACTTCCGCGCATGGAACTCTTGAAGAGGCTGTCGGAGGCGACCGGCGTGGCCGGCCGCGAGGACCAGGTCCGCGAGATCATCGAGGCCGAGCTGCGGGGCGTCGTCGACACGCTC includes:
- a CDS encoding enoyl-CoA hydratase-related protein, with protein sequence MSDRPEDQEATGEELVDDLPELRHVRYELDGPVAVVTVDRQEALNALNEDVLVELSLAFAAAEANVEVKGLVVTGAGRAFVAGADINGVSQLEDAFAAREFSLLGQDVCNTLAALPFPTVAAINGFALGGGLELALAADLRVAAPQARLGLPEVGLGIIPGYGGTQRLPRLIGVGRALDLILTGRHVTAEEALQLGLVNRVADDALAAAVELAKLAARNGPLAIGLAKEAVSRGLDVTLSQGLEIEADLFGMVATSEDMREGTSAFLEKRSPEFKGR
- a CDS encoding alpha/beta hydrolase; translated protein: MPFRIKVSLIILAVLIAAVIVLPLVLPIAPPPGVRPLAEVAGPDAAYVNVAGVDLHVRRWEGEGDGPAFLLLHGFPYSTRTFDDLAPLLAARGDVVAVDLPGLGLTERPDPDELDLGLDPYAPSSQPRLVAGLIEALGLDRPVLVGHGYGARVALDTALASPELVGGLVTVGASPYVVQRRSFVTRLFMGTPQLRRLGPVFLRQLAAEPGLRILRAGWYDPTRITQERIDAFLEPFTVEGWDVALWRLSQAEPPESLEGRLGAVRAPALVVAGEEDGVVPVEQSERLADDLPDAELVVVPGCGHAVQEECPADLASAIADWLAE